The following coding sequences lie in one Clupea harengus chromosome 23, Ch_v2.0.2, whole genome shotgun sequence genomic window:
- the LOC105910561 gene encoding UPF0598 protein C8orf82-like, which yields MSSRLALHFGFRRLKPRYDWPRLQQKSMCATDAQGVYIQGQSPEPRVREYFYYVDHQGQLFLDDTKLKNFVTCFKDQKFLVFFFSRLRLNRLGRYDQHFPYVSPCGRERNFLRCDDQPVVFTHLLPPPSPPGETPVPAPVPAPVPAPLLSFCGGGDQLAVRFRPEALYMQPASGRLYHPAPERTGGVGLVRSALAFELSANFSYHGDTPTSFVWEGHTHMLTNELAGHFRTDEAAEGEETGT from the exons ATGTCAAGCAGGTTAGCGCTTCATTTCGGGTTTAGAAGATTAAAGCCCCGGTATGACTGGCCACGGCTACAGCAGAAGTCGATGTGTGCTACTGATGCACAGGGCGTCTACATCCAGGGACAAAGCCCCGAACCTCGAGTACGAGAGTACTTCTACTACGTAGATCACCAAGGCCAG CTCTTCCTGGATGACACGAAGCTTAAGAACTTCGTCACCTGTTtcaaag ACCAGAAGTTCCTGGTGTTCTTCTTCAGCCGTCTGCGGTTGAACCGTCTGGGCCGCTACGACCAGCACTTCCCCTACGTGTCGCCCTGCGGCCGCGAACGCAACTTCCTGCGCTGTGACGACCAGCCCGTCGTCTTCACCCACCTGCTGCCGCCTCCGTCGCCGCCGGGGGAGACGCCCGTGCCCGCCCCCGTGCCCGCGCCTGTGCCCGCGCCCCTGCTGTCCTTCTGCGGCGGCGGGGACCAGCTGGCGGTGCGGTTCCGACCCGAGGCTCTCTACATGCAGCCCGCCAGCGGACGCCTCTACCACCCGGCGCCGGAGAGGACGGGGGGGGTCGGGTTGGTCCGGTCCGCTCTGGCCTTCGAGCTCAGCGCCAACTTCAGTTACCACGGCGACACGCCCACAAGCTTCGTGTGGGAGGGGCACACGCACATGCTGACCAATGAGCTCGCAGGACACTTCCGCACAGACGAGGCCGCTGAAGGGGAAGAGACTGGgacatga